In a genomic window of Nesterenkonia halotolerans:
- a CDS encoding LysE family translocator, whose product MAILSLMLFVVAGAGTPGPNNTIVMASGAAYGFKRTLPAILGVNVGFPSMVLLVGIGLGQALEQWPVILDVLRPIGILYLLWLAFKIATGPTDLRLKQEAKPPGFVQMALFQFVNPKAWTLSVAALSTFTGFWDSFLAEVAVIALVALCFGAPFTVAWTLLGVGAGKVISQPKHMLIFNVVMAALLVVSVVPAMIDTWESLPL is encoded by the coding sequence GTGGCAATTCTCTCTCTGATGCTCTTCGTGGTGGCCGGCGCTGGCACGCCGGGGCCCAACAACACCATCGTGATGGCCTCGGGCGCTGCCTACGGGTTCAAGCGCACCCTGCCGGCGATCCTCGGAGTGAACGTCGGGTTCCCCTCCATGGTGCTGCTGGTCGGGATCGGGTTGGGCCAGGCGCTTGAGCAGTGGCCGGTCATCTTGGACGTCCTGCGACCGATCGGCATCCTCTACCTGCTCTGGCTCGCCTTCAAGATCGCCACCGGGCCGACTGACCTGCGGCTCAAGCAGGAGGCCAAACCCCCCGGGTTCGTGCAGATGGCACTGTTCCAGTTCGTGAACCCTAAAGCATGGACGCTCTCGGTGGCGGCGCTGAGCACCTTCACCGGATTCTGGGACTCGTTCCTGGCCGAGGTTGCGGTGATCGCACTGGTCGCCCTGTGCTTTGGAGCTCCCTTCACCGTGGCCTGGACGCTGCTCGGCGTCGGCGCGGGGAAGGTGATCTCCCAGCCGAAGCACATGCTGATCTTCAATGTGGTGATGGCCGCACTGTTGGTCGTCTCCGTGGTGCCCGCGATGATCGACACCTGGGAGTCACTGCCGCTGTAG
- a CDS encoding ECF transporter S component, whose translation MTPTDTHSGQGSVTAADPGKTPKHRTTKASKQHRAGTHPRPAPPLWSTLALTAGAAVIAGTYLWVLTSQPATLGADLGHTTLGVMVGYLLGAALIAAGTPPRIPRSVLALMPVMIALNIATGQIVGTMTPIPLYLDSLGTVIIGVIAGPAAGALTGILTNVLWGVTINPTVIAFTAGSAFIGAAAGWAARLGGFRRIWWAVIAGAVAGIPTGLIATPVAAFIYGGGLGVGTGSLVAALQGAGSSMLEAATIQGLGSDVADKAIIFALAFLVIAALPKRLRSRFPFTEHSMVRRRNTSSAEPARAAAPSH comes from the coding sequence ATGACTCCCACCGACACGCACTCTGGGCAGGGGTCCGTCACCGCGGCGGATCCCGGAAAAACCCCGAAGCATCGCACCACCAAAGCCTCCAAGCAGCACCGCGCCGGAACCCACCCTCGGCCCGCTCCCCCACTCTGGTCCACCCTCGCGCTCACCGCGGGGGCCGCCGTCATCGCCGGCACCTATCTCTGGGTGTTGACCAGCCAGCCCGCCACCCTCGGCGCCGACCTCGGGCACACCACCCTCGGCGTGATGGTCGGCTACCTGCTGGGCGCCGCACTCATCGCCGCCGGCACGCCTCCGCGGATTCCGCGCAGCGTGCTCGCCCTGATGCCGGTCATGATCGCGCTGAACATCGCCACGGGGCAGATCGTCGGCACCATGACCCCCATCCCGCTGTACCTCGATTCGCTGGGCACCGTGATCATCGGTGTCATCGCCGGCCCGGCCGCAGGCGCGCTGACCGGCATCCTCACCAATGTGCTCTGGGGCGTGACGATCAACCCCACGGTCATCGCCTTCACCGCCGGCTCCGCCTTCATCGGTGCCGCGGCAGGCTGGGCCGCCCGGCTCGGTGGCTTCCGCCGCATCTGGTGGGCCGTGATCGCCGGCGCCGTGGCAGGAATTCCCACCGGGCTGATCGCCACCCCGGTGGCCGCCTTCATCTACGGCGGCGGACTCGGCGTGGGCACCGGCAGCCTGGTCGCCGCGCTGCAGGGCGCTGGCTCCTCGATGTTGGAAGCCGCGACCATCCAGGGTCTGGGCTCCGATGTGGCCGACAAGGCCATCATCTTCGCGTTGGCCTTCCTGGTGATCGCGGCGCTGCCCAAGCGGCTGCGCAGCCGGTTCCCGTTCACTGAGCACTCGATGGTGCGGCGCCGGAACACCTCCTCCGCGGAGCCTGCGCGTGCGGCTGCACCCAGCCACTGA
- a CDS encoding ATP-binding cassette domain-containing protein — translation MPEHAPLPSSSAPPSPPVLTLREFGFTYRGSDDPALTGVDLMLHPGEAVAVLGPQGAGTSTLARAVARLLGEHGESTGSREATDDGIGMLGDDPEAQVTGLSRTVREEAALPGRLIGLPLQDCLARAAVSLETLGITALAERELSTLSGGERQLTALASLLTLHPRVLVLDQASQSLDHSARRRLARSLRQFRATGGAVLLTGHQHDELSVECDRVLFLDEKRLSAGGLMPSSVTPVQLAAHGIWDARHEVHTPLNTPVHLPNSARGPGHEVLLRVRDLSVHRASVQVLDGVELDLRAGEVTALLGANGSGKSTLLGSLAGLVPSGAGASILGPGGVELAAEPAHRRANHIAWVGQDPGDQLSASTVHAELMRAAPLGPGGRRLKRADRLQAKKQRELDVQRVMEMAGLTAHAEDHPYDLQPAQRKDCVIASALLMNPAVLLLDEPTLGRDAAGMARLSHLLRSFTSAGGAVLVATHDRRWAAEVGDHQLRLVADHLLPDT, via the coding sequence ATGCCTGAACACGCGCCACTCCCCTCATCCTCTGCGCCGCCTTCCCCACCGGTGCTGACCCTGCGCGAGTTTGGCTTCACCTACCGCGGATCCGATGACCCTGCCCTGACCGGCGTCGACCTGATGCTGCATCCTGGCGAGGCCGTGGCCGTGCTCGGGCCCCAGGGCGCCGGGACCTCCACACTCGCCCGCGCCGTCGCCCGGCTGCTCGGCGAGCACGGCGAGAGCACCGGCTCCCGCGAGGCGACCGACGACGGCATCGGCATGCTCGGCGACGATCCCGAGGCCCAGGTCACCGGACTCAGCCGCACCGTGCGCGAGGAGGCGGCGCTGCCTGGACGCCTGATCGGTCTGCCGCTGCAAGACTGCCTCGCCCGCGCCGCGGTCAGCCTCGAGACGCTGGGCATCACCGCACTGGCCGAACGCGAGCTGTCCACACTCTCCGGCGGAGAGCGCCAGCTCACCGCCCTCGCCAGCCTGCTGACTCTGCACCCCAGGGTCCTGGTGCTGGACCAGGCCTCCCAATCACTGGACCACAGCGCACGACGGCGGCTGGCCCGGTCATTGCGCCAGTTCCGCGCCACCGGTGGTGCCGTGCTGCTCACCGGGCATCAGCATGACGAGCTGAGCGTTGAATGCGACCGCGTGTTGTTCCTGGACGAGAAACGGCTCAGTGCGGGTGGCCTGATGCCGAGTTCGGTCACACCGGTTCAGCTGGCCGCACACGGGATCTGGGACGCGCGCCACGAGGTTCACACCCCGCTGAACACGCCCGTGCACTTGCCGAACTCTGCTCGGGGCCCAGGCCACGAGGTGCTGCTTCGGGTGCGCGACCTTTCTGTCCATCGCGCCTCCGTTCAGGTGCTCGATGGCGTGGAACTGGATCTGCGCGCTGGCGAGGTCACCGCGTTGTTGGGCGCGAACGGTTCAGGAAAGTCCACCCTCCTCGGCTCCCTCGCGGGCCTAGTCCCCTCAGGGGCCGGAGCCAGCATCCTCGGTCCCGGTGGGGTGGAGCTCGCGGCGGAACCGGCTCATCGCCGGGCGAACCATATCGCCTGGGTAGGCCAGGATCCCGGGGATCAGCTTTCGGCTTCCACGGTGCACGCCGAGTTGATGCGCGCCGCCCCGCTGGGCCCCGGCGGGCGTCGACTCAAGCGCGCGGACCGGCTCCAGGCGAAGAAGCAGCGGGAGCTGGATGTCCAGCGCGTGATGGAAATGGCCGGCCTCACCGCCCACGCCGAAGACCACCCCTATGACCTCCAGCCGGCGCAGCGCAAGGACTGCGTGATCGCCTCCGCGCTGCTGATGAACCCAGCAGTGCTGCTGCTCGATGAGCCCACTCTGGGCCGGGACGCTGCCGGGATGGCCCGGCTGAGCCATCTGCTGCGCAGCTTCACCTCTGCAGGGGGAGCCGTGCTGGTAGCGACCCATGATCGGCGCTGGGCTGCGGAGGTAGGCGATCACCAGCTGCGATTGGTGGCGGACCACCTGCTTCCAGACACCTGA
- a CDS encoding energy-coupling factor transporter transmembrane component T family protein, translating to MRLHPATELVLLGCALLLVYGIPSPLLPAAVLVCAVAGAAVSPRVRFRSWLLTLLVLAGPMLVMVGIIQGLFYPGTDVQVLAEFGPAAVTVEGLALAVQLWLRVAAMIAVCALFAIGSNPSRAFDGLLTLRVPLALAYVCAAALSLIPLAQHRVRAALAARAARGWNTEKLSVRLRLLTGVLTGLLVTAITQLDQRHDALAQRGFGMTPRPSPAQFYPQGAAQRGLRWGAAAGSVLLVGTSLAGLLPLPSATDLLGELDA from the coding sequence GTGCGGCTGCACCCAGCCACTGAGCTGGTCCTGCTCGGCTGCGCACTTCTGCTCGTCTACGGGATCCCCTCCCCGTTGCTCCCGGCCGCCGTGCTCGTCTGCGCGGTGGCCGGGGCGGCGGTGTCGCCACGAGTGCGTTTTCGCAGCTGGCTGCTGACCCTGCTGGTGCTCGCCGGACCCATGCTGGTCATGGTCGGCATCATTCAGGGGCTGTTCTATCCAGGCACTGATGTCCAGGTGCTGGCGGAGTTCGGTCCCGCCGCCGTCACGGTGGAAGGGCTCGCGCTCGCGGTCCAGCTCTGGCTGCGTGTGGCGGCCATGATCGCGGTCTGCGCGCTCTTCGCCATCGGCTCGAATCCTTCGCGCGCCTTCGACGGCCTGCTGACCCTGCGCGTCCCGCTCGCTCTGGCGTATGTCTGTGCAGCGGCGCTGAGCCTGATCCCCCTGGCCCAGCACCGGGTGCGTGCGGCGCTGGCAGCCCGCGCCGCTAGGGGCTGGAACACCGAGAAGTTGTCCGTCCGGCTGCGTCTGCTCACCGGCGTGCTCACCGGACTGCTGGTCACCGCCATCACCCAGCTGGATCAGCGCCACGACGCCCTGGCCCAGCGCGGCTTCGGCATGACACCGAGGCCCTCCCCCGCTCAGTTCTACCCCCAGGGTGCGGCACAGCGCGGACTGCGGTGGGGCGCCGCCGCCGGCTCGGTGCTGCTGGTCGGCACCTCGCTGGCCGGGCTGCTGCCGCTTCCCTCCGCCACCGACCTGCTCGGAGAGCTCGATGCCTGA